From the Saccharobesus litoralis genome, one window contains:
- a CDS encoding diguanylate cyclase — protein MYQLFKWLSVIGMSLLCTTVFAKQALIYLNVAEPKDQYQVDLIQFLFKDSTKYDLQVAAHKMLESRQEAELQNGGLSVAAFAAGKDIEQRLQPVRIPILKGLLGHRIFIIRDGEQDKFSKVNDFASLQDLKAGQGKLWTDTQVLRSAGIPTVVTNKYPNLFYMLEGGRFDYFPRAVHEPFSEVASRQDLNLVVEPDLMLVYPLPLYLFVGKNNTELATDIRVQLERTIADGSFDDFFFSHPLVRDVLKKAHVKDRRVFKIDNPHLSAETPLQRPELWLDINKIKV, from the coding sequence ATGTACCAACTTTTTAAATGGCTAAGCGTTATTGGTATGAGTTTGTTATGTACAACGGTTTTTGCTAAACAAGCTTTGATATATTTAAACGTTGCCGAACCTAAAGACCAATATCAAGTTGACCTTATTCAGTTTTTATTTAAAGACTCCACTAAATATGATTTGCAGGTGGCAGCCCATAAAATGCTTGAATCACGTCAAGAAGCCGAATTGCAAAATGGAGGATTATCGGTTGCGGCCTTTGCTGCTGGCAAAGACATTGAACAGCGTTTACAACCAGTGCGTATTCCCATTTTAAAAGGTTTGTTAGGTCATCGAATTTTTATTATTCGCGATGGTGAGCAAGATAAATTTTCCAAGGTTAACGATTTTGCCAGTTTACAAGATTTAAAAGCTGGACAAGGTAAATTGTGGACAGACACACAAGTATTACGCAGTGCTGGTATTCCAACGGTAGTGACTAATAAATATCCTAATTTATTTTATATGCTAGAAGGCGGTCGCTTTGATTACTTCCCGCGGGCGGTGCACGAACCGTTTTCAGAGGTTGCCTCACGTCAGGACTTAAATTTAGTGGTCGAGCCTGATCTTATGTTGGTATATCCACTGCCGCTGTATTTGTTTGTTGGTAAAAACAATACAGAGTTAGCCACGGATATACGTGTGCAGCTTGAACGTACTATTGCCGATGGCAGCTTTGATGATTTCTTTTTTAGTCATCCGTTAGTACGCGACGTTTTGAAAAAAGCTCATGTAAAAGATCGCCGCGTATTCAAAATTGACAATCCGCATTTAAGTGCTGAAACGCCTTTACAGCGACCGGAGTTGTGGCTGGATATTAATAAAATCAAGGTTTAA
- a CDS encoding DUF7133 domain-containing protein: MRHLLSPICAALCSLTSLAFLSSCSSEPNASQSSQSLVQVKKIQPEQIQHLNDQGKVLPLPAELALASMELQDGYKMELVAAEPLVEEPVLFTFDGNGRMYVAEMLTYMLDADGTGQMQPASRIKRLEDTDNDGVMDKMSVFADGLLLPRMIQTLDDGRILVRETNTFDLLLLEDTNGDGKADKRSTLYKGGRRGGNLEHQPSGLIYGIDNWMYVTYTDKRYRYRNGSIETQNIAYGGGQWGLGQDAAGRLYYSSAGGENPAFTFQFPSVYGKVSLNGEQAKGFREVFPLSTTPDVQGGLRRVRDDNTLNHFTAVGGQSVYLGDKLPELYGNYIAPEPVGNLVRRADITRTDGYSVLSHPYQNAQKEFIATRDPNFRPVWSDTAPDGTLMIADMYRGIIQEGNWTKEGSYLRGVIEKYGFDKVIGRGRIYRVTRPGVELGPQPRMYQETPSQLVEHLAHPNFWWRITAQKLLVIGQEKSVISKLKKMAESHTSQYARLHALWTLEGLGVVDKRLLISKFSDPDTNVRTAAVRISEQLVTAENDGGMVDLWSHLLKSADLETSQQIILSAFYVAIEQNKRLKLLDAAKQRFANSKSLAAVEYSMHFLLEQKAKMAKLAAGDAKLAESVARGEKNYKSLCYTCHGADAKGTPMGEGLLAPSFHNNKRIAGNLAILGRIMAQGLTGPIDGVNYGGGVMAPLASNDDQWVADVLNYLRNNYGNEANSVSAEQIKQVKALTKGRHAPWTQAELNALFANEITDKSGWKVTASHGQEWLNKINDGKAGGGRWMTRVKQQAGMWLQVELEKPYYISQVLLNNQYSKKQFPRGYQLEFSMDGENWQLVDTSIKSGFMLTSETLGYKTKFIRITLTHGSSDVDWKMNELQLFGSEA, encoded by the coding sequence ATGCGTCATTTGCTTTCTCCCATCTGTGCTGCCTTATGCAGTTTGACCAGCTTAGCTTTTTTGTCGAGCTGTAGTTCAGAGCCCAATGCTAGCCAAAGTAGTCAGTCCTTAGTTCAAGTTAAGAAAATTCAACCAGAGCAAATTCAGCATCTGAATGATCAAGGTAAGGTTTTACCCTTACCCGCAGAGCTTGCATTAGCGAGTATGGAGTTGCAGGACGGTTATAAAATGGAGCTGGTTGCGGCGGAGCCTCTGGTTGAAGAGCCCGTTTTATTTACATTTGATGGTAATGGCCGCATGTATGTCGCTGAAATGCTGACTTATATGTTGGACGCTGATGGCACGGGACAAATGCAGCCTGCTAGCCGTATTAAACGTTTAGAAGACACAGACAATGATGGAGTGATGGATAAAATGTCTGTGTTTGCTGATGGTTTACTTTTACCGCGGATGATCCAAACGTTAGACGATGGTCGTATTTTAGTGCGCGAAACTAACACCTTTGATTTATTGCTATTGGAAGATACCAACGGCGATGGTAAGGCGGATAAACGTTCCACTTTGTACAAAGGAGGACGCCGTGGTGGTAACTTGGAACATCAACCTAGCGGTTTAATCTACGGTATCGACAATTGGATGTATGTCACCTACACAGATAAGCGCTATCGCTATCGCAATGGAAGTATTGAAACACAGAATATTGCTTATGGCGGTGGTCAATGGGGGTTAGGGCAAGATGCCGCAGGACGTTTGTATTATTCATCTGCTGGTGGTGAAAACCCTGCATTTACTTTTCAGTTCCCGAGTGTATATGGCAAAGTTTCATTAAACGGTGAGCAAGCCAAGGGGTTTAGAGAGGTTTTTCCATTATCAACCACACCTGATGTGCAAGGTGGCTTACGCCGTGTACGCGACGACAATACGCTAAATCATTTTACCGCGGTAGGTGGGCAAAGTGTTTATTTAGGTGATAAGTTACCTGAATTATATGGTAACTACATTGCACCGGAACCCGTTGGTAACCTAGTTCGCCGCGCCGATATAACTCGCACAGACGGTTATTCTGTTTTATCTCATCCTTATCAAAACGCGCAAAAAGAATTTATCGCAACCCGCGACCCCAATTTTAGACCTGTGTGGAGCGACACTGCGCCAGACGGCACGTTAATGATTGCAGATATGTATCGCGGCATTATTCAAGAAGGGAACTGGACTAAAGAAGGGTCTTATTTACGCGGGGTTATTGAAAAATATGGATTTGATAAAGTGATTGGTCGAGGTCGAATTTATCGTGTAACTCGACCTGGAGTTGAACTCGGCCCTCAACCACGTATGTATCAAGAAACCCCTTCTCAATTAGTTGAACACCTTGCGCACCCTAATTTTTGGTGGCGGATTACTGCGCAAAAATTATTGGTAATAGGTCAAGAGAAGTCTGTTATCAGCAAGCTTAAGAAAATGGCCGAGTCACATACTTCTCAATACGCTCGCCTGCATGCTTTATGGACATTAGAAGGATTAGGCGTTGTTGATAAGCGATTGTTAATTAGTAAGTTTTCTGATCCAGATACCAATGTAAGAACGGCAGCGGTGCGTATTTCTGAGCAATTGGTGACAGCAGAAAATGATGGCGGCATGGTCGATTTATGGAGTCACTTACTGAAAAGCGCCGATCTTGAAACCAGTCAGCAAATTATTTTATCGGCTTTTTATGTTGCCATTGAACAGAACAAGCGCCTTAAGCTATTAGACGCGGCTAAACAGCGATTTGCGAATAGTAAAAGTTTAGCGGCTGTTGAATACAGTATGCACTTTTTACTCGAACAAAAAGCGAAAATGGCTAAGTTAGCGGCAGGTGACGCAAAGCTAGCTGAATCAGTTGCTCGTGGCGAGAAAAACTATAAATCGCTTTGTTATACCTGTCATGGAGCCGATGCAAAAGGCACTCCGATGGGCGAAGGGTTGTTGGCACCATCATTCCATAACAACAAGCGTATTGCCGGTAATTTGGCTATTTTGGGCCGCATCATGGCACAAGGTTTAACGGGACCGATTGACGGGGTTAATTATGGTGGTGGTGTGATGGCGCCTTTGGCTAGTAATGATGACCAATGGGTGGCTGATGTCCTCAACTACTTACGTAACAATTATGGCAACGAAGCGAATAGTGTAAGCGCTGAGCAAATTAAACAAGTTAAAGCGTTAACCAAAGGTAGACATGCACCTTGGACGCAAGCTGAGCTTAACGCTTTGTTTGCGAATGAAATTACGGATAAATCGGGGTGGAAGGTAACCGCTAGTCATGGCCAAGAGTGGTTAAATAAGATTAACGATGGTAAAGCGGGTGGTGGCCGTTGGATGACTCGTGTTAAACAACAAGCAGGCATGTGGTTGCAAGTCGAGCTAGAAAAGCCATATTAC
- a CDS encoding CRTAC1 family protein yields MTKHALGFIVRKKQQPHFSLSNSLPTLLVSLPLLLSACGGISKQNVESKPSTIQFTDISEQVGLNTELAWKYGGPAVADINNDGHYDFGLTNHNKTPVKVFMDKGNGTYHQVPKVFRRTDLHGITFGDYDLDGDGDLLLSVGGGSGTKPKPPRLLRNDQGKFTDVTKQSGISEMGARGRSVRWIDLDWDGDLDLMQINAEKMITEDVPRNILFENIGNGQFRYRANKDFEDMRAERVLLTDFNLDGKLDLIAFEQRGAFSVWQGTQAFSFKNVSTQFLPKNTNFSQVLAAAHFDLDNDGDYDYYLSRGKDHYLMANNSLSFDKKSGRLDIRDQGSASHDGLSLQTDGDITLTDFWHWKRGKNMEYMPVFIGKNKTKLKPPSEPLTVSPEQAAGFPDELDKNGWYLGYLGNGQWRFEWKLFNADAWGIRAAFLNIKDYESDWPREEPNLQDILLRNDGDKFVDVSHMLPKQTQHNNWGVAPGDFDNNGTTDLIVYRFGQLELRLNDLILLNNHGQNFTLVTKHGATTEAGTKSHGDMGTTFDYNLDGKIDILSGDDDYGKWHLYRNDSINEHNHSLVRVGYSPKGTDPYGAMIKIQAGDLQQFHLVGSTSASHSQSLLNIAHFGLANHTKIDQISVKWRDGSTKKLTNLPANQLIAIGRINSPE; encoded by the coding sequence ATGACCAAGCACGCATTGGGTTTTATTGTCAGAAAAAAACAACAACCCCACTTTTCATTATCAAATTCACTGCCAACTTTGTTAGTTTCCTTACCATTACTACTGAGTGCCTGTGGTGGTATATCTAAGCAAAACGTTGAATCAAAGCCCAGTACCATTCAATTTACAGATATTTCAGAGCAAGTTGGCCTTAATACTGAACTGGCTTGGAAATATGGCGGTCCGGCTGTTGCTGATATCAACAACGATGGTCATTATGATTTCGGCCTCACCAATCACAATAAAACCCCAGTAAAAGTCTTTATGGACAAGGGGAATGGCACATATCACCAAGTACCTAAGGTATTTCGCCGAACGGATTTACATGGCATCACCTTTGGTGATTATGACCTCGATGGCGACGGCGATTTATTATTATCAGTCGGCGGTGGTAGTGGAACCAAGCCGAAACCGCCACGTTTATTGCGCAATGATCAAGGCAAATTTACTGACGTGACTAAGCAGTCAGGCATCAGTGAGATGGGTGCTCGTGGTCGTTCTGTACGTTGGATCGATCTCGATTGGGATGGCGATCTCGATTTAATGCAAATCAACGCAGAAAAGATGATCACCGAAGACGTGCCAAGAAATATTTTGTTTGAAAATATTGGCAATGGACAATTCCGTTATCGCGCCAATAAAGATTTTGAAGACATGCGTGCAGAACGTGTACTGCTCACCGACTTTAACTTGGATGGCAAATTGGATTTAATCGCCTTTGAACAACGCGGTGCTTTTTCGGTTTGGCAAGGCACTCAGGCTTTTAGTTTTAAAAATGTCTCAACTCAATTTTTACCGAAAAACACCAATTTTAGTCAGGTGTTAGCTGCCGCCCACTTTGATTTAGACAATGATGGCGATTACGACTACTACCTGTCGCGCGGTAAAGACCATTATTTAATGGCCAACAACAGCCTGTCATTTGATAAAAAATCAGGGCGTTTGGATATTCGAGATCAAGGCAGTGCTAGCCACGATGGCTTATCTTTGCAAACCGATGGCGACATCACCTTAACTGACTTTTGGCACTGGAAACGCGGCAAAAACATGGAATACATGCCAGTGTTTATCGGCAAAAATAAAACTAAACTCAAACCTCCTAGTGAACCATTAACTGTTTCACCCGAACAAGCGGCTGGCTTTCCGGACGAGCTCGATAAAAATGGCTGGTACTTAGGTTATCTTGGCAATGGTCAATGGCGTTTTGAATGGAAACTATTTAACGCCGATGCATGGGGCATACGCGCTGCATTTTTAAACATTAAAGATTACGAAAGTGATTGGCCGCGCGAAGAACCCAATTTACAAGATATATTGCTACGTAATGATGGTGACAAGTTTGTCGACGTTTCACATATGCTACCCAAACAAACTCAGCACAATAACTGGGGGGTGGCTCCGGGTGATTTTGATAACAACGGTACCACTGATTTGATCGTATATCGTTTCGGCCAATTAGAGCTGCGTTTAAACGATTTAATCCTGCTGAATAATCATGGTCAAAACTTTACATTGGTCACCAAACATGGCGCCACTACTGAGGCTGGCACAAAATCGCATGGCGATATGGGCACAACCTTTGACTATAATTTGGATGGTAAAATTGACATACTCAGTGGCGATGATGACTACGGAAAATGGCATTTATACCGCAATGACTCAATCAATGAGCACAATCACTCACTGGTTAGAGTCGGCTATTCACCGAAAGGCACAGATCCTTATGGCGCAATGATCAAAATACAAGCCGGTGATCTACAACAGTTTCATCTTGTGGGTTCGACAAGTGCATCACATTCTCAAAGCTTGCTCAACATCGCTCATTTTGGTTTGGCAAATCACACTAAA